Proteins encoded together in one Porites lutea chromosome 2, jaPorLute2.1, whole genome shotgun sequence window:
- the LOC140926361 gene encoding uncharacterized protein KIAA1958-like: MEESSEENLPNFSIFSSSNTNERFPWLQEEEINTLRSRNKNSNTAKSTKTWLNVLNEWKLQRNEARRFEDIPPEELDAILCRFFAEIRKKDGGEYEPESLAVMQSALGRHLKNAGKKHSILRDREFEKSRQQLEAKTRELRVKGYGKRKNASHALNEEDEEFLWQSGQLGKHSAQALVNVNFKNVTEHFGLRGRQEHYSMMVEDFSIITSPDSVVKYITFKEGPTKTRQGGLRIAHRAVQPKMFSTGGERCPVMLFEEMLSRRPPEMRDSGPFYLTTISKPKGQVWFSRERMGQHKIRQLMKDMAVKSGLTGKKITNHSSRKTCVQKLKNAGVPRDKIIDVTGHRNILSLNSYEGDDENQAREL; this comes from the coding sequence ATGGAGGAATCCAGTgaagaaaatttgccaaatttttccatctttagCAGTTCTAACACAAATGAGAGATTTCCGTGGTTGCAGGAAGAGGAAATTAATACTCTTAGAAGcagaaacaaaaactcaaaCACCGCCAAGAGCACAAAAACGTGGCTGAACGTTTTAAACGAGTGGAAACTCCAGCGTAACGAAGCGAGACGTTTTGAAGATATCCCTCCAGAAGAGCTAGATGCAATTCTCTGCCGCTTCTTTGCCGAAATTCGAAAAAAAGATGGCGGTGAATATGAACCAGAAAGTCTGGCAGTGATGCAGAGCGCGTTGGGCCGCCATTTAAAAAACGCGGGCAAAAAACACAGCATCTTGCGAGACCGCGAATTTGAAAAGTCAAGGCAACAACTTGAGGCGAAAACAAGAGAATTGAGAGTGAAGGGTTACGGAAAGCGAAAAAATGCATCTCACGCTTTGaatgaagaagacgaagaattcCTCTGGCAGTCAGGTCAGCTCGGTAAACATTCTGCTCAAGCTCTGGTCAatgtaaactttaaaaatgtcacTGAACACTTTGGCCTCCGAGGGAGACAAGAGCACTATTCAATGATGGTGGAAGATTTCAGCATCATAACCAGTCCTGACAGCGTTGTCAAATACATAACGTTTAAAGAAGGTCCTACAAAAACGAGGCAAGGAGGTCTCCGGATCGCCCACAGAGCTGTACAACCCAAAATGTTTTCGACTGGCGGCGAAAGATGCCCTGTAATGCTTTTCGAAGAAATGCTGTCTAGACGACCACCAGAAATGAGAGACAGTGGGCCATTCTACTTGACAACTATTTCAAAACCCAAGGGCCAAGTATGGTTTAGCAGAGAACGAATGGGTCAACACAAAATTCGACAGCTTATGAAAGACATGGCTGTCAAGTCTGGTTTAACTGGTAAGAAAATTACCAATCATTCGAGCAGAAAAACTTGTGTGCAAAAGCTAAAGAATGCTGGTGTCCCGAGGGACAAGATTATTGATGTTACTGGACACCGTAATATTCTCAGCCTTAATTCATATGAAGGAGATGACGAGAATCAGGCAAGGGAACTGTAA